One segment of Cottoperca gobio chromosome 24, fCotGob3.1, whole genome shotgun sequence DNA contains the following:
- the moxd1l gene encoding DBH-like monooxygenase protein 2 homolog isoform X2 → MPFMEYLDQNHMVCLEWGFDNPQGNITFKLVVNTTGWVGFGFSPNGGMKGADMVIGGIGSSGSYFTDRHAIGKFMPLMDELQSYILLSMIESEGQTTMTFQRSIQSCDDNDFHITTQPIKLIYAYGETDEIAYHGARRGTKEVNLLNYMPRTTLSSLNYLIAKMDNITIPQKNTYYHCKYMKLNLTTKHHIYLIEPVIEHIDMVHHLLLYRCPSFVTKEEDKPCYMGDMGDTCFGVVAAWAVGGGVFEFPENAAIPIGGADSNTIYRLEIHYNNPNNEAGRTDSSGLRLHYTAQLRQHDAGILMTGISPLSDVHYNIPPGATEFHTYGVCNTTLFSKLLNPVPELQVFAGMLHTHLAGRKVRVAHYRNGKQRDFLLLDEYFDFELQQSISLGNIKTIKQGDEIAVECTYSTTDRTKVTTFGLRTTDEMCLAFLYYYPAIKITTCASFPNTSMSENSTTSDQDSISAQESFLKTLPQIQYASDDDFKFSMEKNGKVREMMKTPDPCQKSNAASRLSTSWIMNPAGITLLSLWIAIM, encoded by the exons ATGCCCTTCATGGAGTACCTGGACCAGAATCATATGGTCTGCCTGGAGTGGGGCTTTGATAACCCGCAAGGAAACATCACATTCAAGCTGGTGGTCAACACGACAGGCTGGGTGGGCTTTGGCTTCAGTCCGAACGGAGGCATGAAGGGTGCAGACATGGTCATAGGGGGAATTGGGTCCAGTGGAagctacttcaca GATCGTCATGCCATAGGAAAGTTTATGCCCTTGATGGACGAGCTGCAGAGCTACATTCTCCTCTCTATGATTGAAAGTGAGGGTCAAACCACGATGACCTTTCAGAGGTCCATTCAGTCGTGTGATGACAATGACTTCCATATCACT ACTCAACCCATTAAACTGATCTATGCCTACGGAGAAACAGATGAAATCGCCTACCATGGGGCCCGTAGAGGCACCAAGGAAGTCAACCTGCTGAACTATATGCCCAGGACGACCTTAAGCAGCCTCAACTATCTCATTGCCAAAATGGACAAC ATCACTATCCCTCAAAAGAATACCTACTACCACTGCAAGTACATGAAGTTGAACTTAACTacaaaacatcatatatatctg ATTGAACCAGTGATTGAGCACATTGACATGGTGCATCACCTGCTGCTGTACCGCTGCCCCTCCTTTGTGACGAAGGAGGAGGATAAGCCGTGCTACATGGGCGACATGGGGGATACCTGCTTCGGTGTGGTGGCTGCATGGGCAGTGGGAGGAGGG GTGTTTGAGTTTCCAGAAAATGCAGCCATTCCTATTGGAGGTGCAGACAGTAATACAATCTATAGGCTGGAAATCCACTACAATAACCCAAACAATGAAGCAG gTAGGACAGACAGCTCAGGTCTGAGACTGCACTATACAGCCCAACTCCGGCAGCATGACGCAGGCATCCTGATGACAGGTATTTCGCCGCTTTCAGATGTGCACTACAACATCCCTCCAGGTGCCACTGAATTTCACACCTACGGCGTGTGTAATACCACTCTCTTTTCAAAG CTTTTGAATCCTGTGCCTGAACTGCAAGTCTTTGCTGGGATGCTGCACACTCACTTAGCTGGGAGGAAAGTCAGAGTTGCCCACTACAG AAATGGAAAGCAGAGAGACTTCTTGCTCTTGGATGAATACTTTGACTTTGAGTTACAGCAGAGCATCAGTTTGGGAAACATCAAGACCATCAAGCAG GGTGATGAGATTGCAGTGGAGTGCACCTACAGTACTACCGATCGCACCAAAGTCACTACG TTCGGGTTACGAACTACTGATGAGATGTGCCTGGCCTTCCTGTACTACTACCCTGCAATCAAGATCACCACATGTGCTAGCTTCCCGAACACAAG CATGTCTGAGAACAGCACAACTTCAGACCAGGATAGCATTTCTGCGCAGGAAAGTTTCCTGAAGACCCTTCCACAAATTCAGTACGCTTCTGATGACGAT TTCAAATTCTCAATGGAGAAAAATGGCAAGGTCAGGGAGATGATGAAGACACCTGACCCTTGTCAGAAAAGCAACGCGGCAAGCAGACTCAGCACTTCCTGGATTATGAACCCAGCAGGAATCACACTTTTGTCACTCTGGATTGCAATAATGTAA
- the moxd1l gene encoding DBH-like monooxygenase protein 2 homolog isoform X1 encodes MLSLFPFLYLFSAWTKGAGASDPNMPFMEYLDQNHMVCLEWGFDNPQGNITFKLVVNTTGWVGFGFSPNGGMKGADMVIGGIGSSGSYFTDRHAIGKFMPLMDELQSYILLSMIESEGQTTMTFQRSIQSCDDNDFHITTQPIKLIYAYGETDEIAYHGARRGTKEVNLLNYMPRTTLSSLNYLIAKMDNITIPQKNTYYHCKYMKLNLTTKHHIYLIEPVIEHIDMVHHLLLYRCPSFVTKEEDKPCYMGDMGDTCFGVVAAWAVGGGVFEFPENAAIPIGGADSNTIYRLEIHYNNPNNEAGRTDSSGLRLHYTAQLRQHDAGILMTGISPLSDVHYNIPPGATEFHTYGVCNTTLFSKLLNPVPELQVFAGMLHTHLAGRKVRVAHYRNGKQRDFLLLDEYFDFELQQSISLGNIKTIKQGDEIAVECTYSTTDRTKVTTFGLRTTDEMCLAFLYYYPAIKITTCASFPNTSMSENSTTSDQDSISAQESFLKTLPQIQYASDDDFKFSMEKNGKVREMMKTPDPCQKSNAASRLSTSWIMNPAGITLLSLWIAIM; translated from the exons atgctctctctgtttcctttcCTCTACCTGTTCTCGGCCTGGACAAAAGGAGCGGGGGCGTCGGACCCCAACATGCCCTTCATGGAGTACCTGGACCAGAATCATATGGTCTGCCTGGAGTGGGGCTTTGATAACCCGCAAGGAAACATCACATTCAAGCTGGTGGTCAACACGACAGGCTGGGTGGGCTTTGGCTTCAGTCCGAACGGAGGCATGAAGGGTGCAGACATGGTCATAGGGGGAATTGGGTCCAGTGGAagctacttcaca GATCGTCATGCCATAGGAAAGTTTATGCCCTTGATGGACGAGCTGCAGAGCTACATTCTCCTCTCTATGATTGAAAGTGAGGGTCAAACCACGATGACCTTTCAGAGGTCCATTCAGTCGTGTGATGACAATGACTTCCATATCACT ACTCAACCCATTAAACTGATCTATGCCTACGGAGAAACAGATGAAATCGCCTACCATGGGGCCCGTAGAGGCACCAAGGAAGTCAACCTGCTGAACTATATGCCCAGGACGACCTTAAGCAGCCTCAACTATCTCATTGCCAAAATGGACAAC ATCACTATCCCTCAAAAGAATACCTACTACCACTGCAAGTACATGAAGTTGAACTTAACTacaaaacatcatatatatctg ATTGAACCAGTGATTGAGCACATTGACATGGTGCATCACCTGCTGCTGTACCGCTGCCCCTCCTTTGTGACGAAGGAGGAGGATAAGCCGTGCTACATGGGCGACATGGGGGATACCTGCTTCGGTGTGGTGGCTGCATGGGCAGTGGGAGGAGGG GTGTTTGAGTTTCCAGAAAATGCAGCCATTCCTATTGGAGGTGCAGACAGTAATACAATCTATAGGCTGGAAATCCACTACAATAACCCAAACAATGAAGCAG gTAGGACAGACAGCTCAGGTCTGAGACTGCACTATACAGCCCAACTCCGGCAGCATGACGCAGGCATCCTGATGACAGGTATTTCGCCGCTTTCAGATGTGCACTACAACATCCCTCCAGGTGCCACTGAATTTCACACCTACGGCGTGTGTAATACCACTCTCTTTTCAAAG CTTTTGAATCCTGTGCCTGAACTGCAAGTCTTTGCTGGGATGCTGCACACTCACTTAGCTGGGAGGAAAGTCAGAGTTGCCCACTACAG AAATGGAAAGCAGAGAGACTTCTTGCTCTTGGATGAATACTTTGACTTTGAGTTACAGCAGAGCATCAGTTTGGGAAACATCAAGACCATCAAGCAG GGTGATGAGATTGCAGTGGAGTGCACCTACAGTACTACCGATCGCACCAAAGTCACTACG TTCGGGTTACGAACTACTGATGAGATGTGCCTGGCCTTCCTGTACTACTACCCTGCAATCAAGATCACCACATGTGCTAGCTTCCCGAACACAAG CATGTCTGAGAACAGCACAACTTCAGACCAGGATAGCATTTCTGCGCAGGAAAGTTTCCTGAAGACCCTTCCACAAATTCAGTACGCTTCTGATGACGAT TTCAAATTCTCAATGGAGAAAAATGGCAAGGTCAGGGAGATGATGAAGACACCTGACCCTTGTCAGAAAAGCAACGCGGCAAGCAGACTCAGCACTTCCTGGATTATGAACCCAGCAGGAATCACACTTTTGTCACTCTGGATTGCAATAATGTAA
- the LOC115028956 gene encoding LOW QUALITY PROTEIN: sorting nexin-9-like (The sequence of the model RefSeq protein was modified relative to this genomic sequence to represent the inferred CDS: deleted 1 base in 1 codon) has protein sequence MALKVQVLYDFTAEVGNNELSVKEGETLTITNQSIGGGWIEAQNSRGEVGLVPEDYIELGKPVPSFPVAGTAALTPNVATQDLSIFDSYAPAAAPANNQVDAGGLSPQPDTPDTPVSPYLPSPDEASNGNDPWSVWNADPSGGSNNNWASNPEGTQTGKAPAEPWGPISQGHPQAYQGPDIYPYPYLIDYKGAEDDEWDDEWDDIKSTGGYAESESGDGGAMQRGGAHGSSMKISLNKFPGFSKNGPELYLLCKQLAKGKEKLPIYVGEVGPVWSYPESQLDCVVADPKKGSKLYGLKSYIEYQITPNTTNRPVNHRYKHFDWLYERLLDKFGSAIPIPSLPDKQVTGRFEEEFIKMRMERLQGWMTRMCRHPVVSCSDVFQIFLTYKDEKDWKMGKRKAEKDETVGVMIFSTIEPEAGDLDSVEVEQKCEQFSRFTKAMDDGVKEILTVGNEHWKRCTGPLPKEYQRIGKAFQNLSSVFTSSGYQGESTLTDAMTAAGKTYEEIAQMVAEQPKKDLHFVMETNNEYKGLLGCFPDTIGVHKAAIDKVKEADKLVATSKITPQEKVTMAKRVSIMSYGLQAEMNHFHSNRIYDYNRVMQLYLEEQVKFYETIAAKLRQAHSQFTTM, from the exons ATGGCGCTAAAG GTACAAGTTTTATATGACTTCACTGCTGAGGTTGGAAACAACGAGTTGTCGGTGAAAGAAGGCGAGACACTTACTATCACTAATCAG AGTATTGGAGGCGGCTGGATTGAAGCGCAGAACTCCAGAGGGGAGGTTGGACTGGTGCCAGAAGACTACATCGAG TTGGGTAAGCCGGTACCATCGTTCCCAGTAGCAGGAACTGCAGCACTAACTCCGAATGTTGCAACTCAAGACCTGTCCATCTTTGATTCCTACGCTCCCGCAGCAGCACCTGCAAATAACCAG GTGGATGCTGGGGGCTTAAGTCCCCAGCCGGACACCCCTGACACCCCAGTTTCCCCCTACCTTCCGTCCCCCGATGAG GCTAGTAACGGTAATGATCCCTGGTCTGTGTGGAACGCGGACCCCTCGGGGGGCTCCAACAATAACTGGGCGTCCAACCCAGAGGGCACGCAGACTGGGAAGGCTCCAGCTGAACCCTGGGGCCCCATATCACAGGGCCACCCTCAGGCTTACCAGGGCCCAG ACATCTACCCGTATCCTTACCTTATCGATTACAAAG GAGCGGAGGATGATGAGTGGGATGATGAGTGGGATGACATAAAGTCCACAGGAGGTTACGCCGAGTCAGAATCTGGAGACGGCGGAGCAATGCAGAGAGGTGGAGCTCATGGGTCTTCGATGAAAATCTCCCTCAACAA GTTTCCTGGGTTCTCCAAGAACGGTCCAGAGCTCTACCTCCTGTGCAAGCAGCTCGCTAAGGGCAAAGAGAAGCTGCCAATCTAT GTTGGAGAAGTTGGTCCGGTGTGGTCTTATCCAGAAAGTCAGCTGGACTGTGTGGTGGCTGATCCCAAAAAAGGCTCAAAGTTGTAC GGCCTCAAGAGCTACATCGAGTACCAAATCACACCCAAC ACCACAAaccgacctgtcaatcacagatACAAACACTTCGATTGGCTGTATGAGAGGCTGCTGGACAAATTTGGGTCAGCCATCCCCATCCCGTCTTTACCAGACAAGCAGGTGACGG GGAGATTTGAGGAAGAATTCATCAAGATGCGTATGGAGAGGTTGCAGGGCTGGATGACCAGGATGTGCAGGCACCCGGTTGTTTCCTGCAGTGATGTTTTCCAGATTTTCCTCACCTACAAGGATGAGAAG GACTGGAAGATGGggaagagaaaagcagagaaagacGAGACGGTGGGAGTGATGATCTTCTCCACGATAGAGCCTGAAGCTGGGGACCTGGATTCTGTGGAAGT GGAGCAGAAGTGTGAGCAGTTCAGCCGGTTCACCAAAGCCATGGATGACGGGGTAAAGGAAATCCTCACAGTGGGCAACGAGCACTGGAAGAGATGTACAGGCC CTTTGCCGAAAGAGTACCAGAGAATCGGCAAAGCCTTCCAAAACCTCTCCTCCGTGTTCACCAGCAGTGGATACCAAG GCGAGTCGACCCTGACTGATGCCATGACGGCAGCAGGCAAGACGTATGAGGAGATCGCTCAGATGGTAGCAGAGCAG CCCAAGAAAGACCTCCACTTCGTCATGGAGACCAACAATGAATATAAGGGTCTTCTTGGATGCTTCCCGGACACCATCGGAGTCCATAAG GCCGCCATAGATAAAGTGAAGGAGGCCGACAAGCTGGTGGCCACCAGTAAAATCACCCCTCAGGAGAAAGTCACCATGGCTAAACGAGTCAGCATCATGTCGTACGGATTACAAG CCGAGATGAACCACTTCCATAGCAACCGCATCTATGACTACAACAGGGTCATGCAGTTGTACTTGGAAGAGCAAGTGAAGTTTTACGAGACG ATTGCAGCAAAGCTGAGACAAGCGCACAGTCAGTTCACTACAATGTGA